The Coregonus clupeaformis isolate EN_2021a unplaced genomic scaffold, ASM2061545v1 scaf0630, whole genome shotgun sequence genomic interval aattaAAGTAAATAAATATGGTAATATATATCAATGATCTCGAAGGTATTGTTGAGAAGTGTTTATTTCATATTTGTGATGTGAGTGCAGATTATGTTGATGTTATGTTATTTACCCTTTACAGATAAAGACCTGTTGCTCTCTAAACTGCCATGTAATCACTGAATGCTTTTAATAAACTCACAGGCTGTCAGTCTTGTGTGATTTCTCTCTTGGAcagactacaacatacagtatgaattAACTGAGATCAGTCTTGTGTGATTTCTCTCTTAGAcagactacaacatacagtatgaattAACTGAGATCAGTCTTGTGTGATTTCCAACCAAGTTTTTCACACATATGATAATGAGAGTAGATAGCTGGATGGAAGCAGTGTAGAAAAAGTAACCAacagtcatacttgagtaaaagaaaagacaccttaatagaaaatgactcaagtaaaagtgaaagtcacccagtaaaacatttggttttaaatatacttaatgaTCAAGAAAAAAATTATATACATTATTTCATATTccgtatattaagcaaaccaggcaGGCAGCACATTCTTtggggaagtgtgttccactactaacagaggaacagggggaagtgtgttccactactaaaagaggaacagggggaagtgtgttccactactaacagaggaacagggggaagtgtgttccactactaacagaggaacagggggaagtgttccactactaacagaggaacagggggaagtgtgttccactactaacagaggaacagggggaagtgtgtgtgtgtttgtgtgcgtgtgtaccaGCTCTGTCTCACTCAAATGCCCATTCCAGCagactgtgctctctctctctctctctctctctctctctctctctctctctctctctctctctctctctctctctctctctctctctcctctgccctcccaacctactcctctctctcctccctctctctgtgctcctctctctctcaactcctcactctctctctctctctctctctctctaatttcaatttcaatttaagggctttattggcatggaaaacatatgttaacattgccaaagcaagtgaagtagatagtaaacaaaagtgaaataaacaataaatattaacagtaaacattacactcagaagttccaaaagaataaaggcatttcaaatgtcatattatgtctatatacagtgttgtaacaatgtgcaaatagttaaagtacaaatgggaaaataaataaacataatatgggttgtatttacaatggtgtttgttcttcactggttgaccttttcttgtggcaacaggtcacaaatcttgcagctgtgatggcacactgtggtttttcattctctctctctctctctctctctttcgctctctctctctctcacacacacacacacgcacatacacatacacacactccttctCTGGCTTTGGTTgatgacagagaaagggagaggtgcATAGCTACACTCCAATTCTGTaagtttgggtgtgtgtgttcagaactCTGGTGGTATTCTAGACATGATCTTGCTAGGGAGTGTCCACTCCAGTACATCTGTAGTATAAGGATGTGTTGAGGCCTAAAGGGACCCTGTGTTTAACTCACACACTGCAACAAGACGGCTGTAGGAGCTTTTGGTTTATTGAAGAACAACCGTTGTCTCCATTGAGCACAAAGTTGTGGTCCAGGTAGTTGTTTTATGATTGACTGAAAGAGGGGGACTTTCAGAGTGAGACTGATGTCTGTTGATTGGATAGTAGTTCATTAAATGTCAGGTTGGTTGTCTATTGGTTATTTCTTGGTTGGTCGaacattggttggttggttgaatgTTGGGCCTAGATGTTTAGTCATTGGCTTGTTGGCTGAATGTCAGGTTGGTTGAACATAGACCATTGTTGATAGGCTGTTAGTTTTCATTAGGTTGTATTTTGGTTGTTTTGTTGGTTAGACTGGTTCctacgaggaggaagaggaagaggaggctgagCTGTGACAATATGACATCATTCTCCCCTtacctgctgagagagagagagagagagagagagagagagagagagagagagagagagagagagagagagagagagagagagagagagagagagagagagagagagggagagagagagagagagagagagagagagagagagagagagagagagagagagagagagagagagagagagagagagagagagagagagagagagagagagagagagagagagagagagagagagagagagagagagagagagcagagagagagagagagagagagagagagagagagagagagagagagagagagagagagagagagagagagagagagagagtgagatacatGAGAGACTTACTGTATACACCATATTTatgggaataggctgccatttggtacAGTACATCACCAGGGAGTAGCTACCTCTGGGACCGAACGTCTTCATGTAACAGTTAGTGCAGTAGGGCTTCtcatcatgctgaaacacaaTGCACAGAAAACATCTTAGTTCATGAGATACATAAATATACACAGATAGATagattgatagatagatagatagatagatagatagatagatagatagatagatagatagatagatagatagatagatagatagatagatagatagatagatagatagatagatagatagatagatagatagatagatagatagatagatagatagatagatagatagatagatagatagatagatagatagatagattgatagatagatagatagatagatagatagatagatagatagatagatagatagatagatagatagatagatagatagatagatagatagatagatagatagatagatagatagatagatagatagatagagagatagatagatagagattcccccctccatctctctcccctcccccttctctccctgacttactctctctcccccttcccttcctcctctccctcctacatCTCCCCCTCCACgttatacctccctccctctctccctccctccctgttgatactatctccctccctccctccctccctccctgcctccctccctccctccctcctccctccctccctccctccctccctccctccctccctccctccctcctccctctcccttcctacctccctccctccctccctccctccccctgtctttgTACCTCAGCATGTTGTCCTGGGGTCAGCTGTCTATGACACTGTTGATACtacctttccccctctcctcccctccctcccctctctctctctctccatacctctgCATGTTGTCCTGGGGTCAACTGTCTCTGACACTGTTGACACTTCAGACACAGAGGGTGGTAGTCACGCCCCAACGAcctcttcttctcacctggaccAATGGGGTTCAAGGATACCAAGGGTTAGAGGTCAAATGTCTGTCATGGACCAATGGGGTTAGAGGAtagcaggggttagaggtcaaatGGTGTCTGCCATTCAGAGAGAGATCTGCACTGTGACTGGAGAGTTACCTGTTAGGTTCCTGTTAGAGTTGCTAAGCTagcggtaatttaccaaagttactggaatgttctatggtaactttggaaatgtatacttgagtaacttttttttaaagtatctgtgtccatattgtccatgcgttttcaaaagaaaatagcctaattaatgaaaaaagcatctaatcaacaatggcattatatTAAATTAATTCTGCAACTCTGACAACTATTTACTTTTTTcccaactgccaccagtttggcgccaacacatttacaacaaagacatattgacaGTCAAATAAATACAAGtgtgtaaataaatatatataaagtttgtttcatgctgaaaccctcatattaaacaccaatgctaTTTACTAAGTTCATGGTTTATAttaaggataatgttttacagctttgtattatacatatatattttaaacCATCTTATTTAATTATTGTATACATTTAACAtatgataaggccacacagaggaccAGAGATAAAtacagactcatgtgataaggccacacagaggaccagagataattacagactcatgtgataaggccacacagagggccagatataattacagactcatgtgataaggccacacagagggacagagataattacagactcatgtgataaggccacacagagggccagagataattacagactcatgtgataatctgaagtacccaaaaagaCAACTAGATGTCATTTGATAAAATTCCCCCCAAAACGTAAATGTTACCAAAATtatggtagtttactggtaaacatAGAAACTATCCAATAATATATCATTAATTTGCAACCCTACTTCCTATACCGGACACATGCAAATAATGCAAGTCCCTAAAGGAAAGGAAGCCATGTTAGTATTTGAACAAAGCCGGAATGTGAGACAACAGTCTGCTGCCTCATATCAACTGAGGACTTAAGACACAGGAAAGGAAAGGAGGCCAGGTGAATGGAAGCCAGGTTAGACTATTGGAACCCAGCCTCTGCAGGAAAGGAAGCCAGGTTAGACTATTGGAACCCAGCCTCTGAAGGAAAGGAAGCCAGGTTAGACTATTGGAACCCAGCCTCTGAAGGAAAGGAAGCCATGTTAGACTATTGGAACCCTGCCTCTGCAGGAAAGGAAGCCAGGTTAGACTATTGGAACCCAGCCTCTGAAGGAAAGGAAGCCAGGTTAGACTATTGGAACCCAGCCTTTGAAGGAAAGGAAGCCAGGTTAGACTATTGGAACCCAGCCTCTGAAGGAAAGGAAGCCAGGTTAGACTATTGGAACCCAGCCAGTCAAGGAAAATAGACCAGTTTAGGGTGTTGGAACTTATCCCGGGATGAAAAGAAGGCCGGTTAGAAAGGAAAGGACACCAGGTTAGAGTGTTGGAGCATAGCCGGTGTGTTAGAGAACAGTCTGCTCCCTCAGAGAAGCCACTTCctgttgtctgtgtgtgagtcatgacagactgttcagagcatggagacacacacacacacacacacacac includes:
- the LOC123485249 gene encoding cysteine-rich protein 1-like isoform X2 is translated as MVGYCPICGKPVYFGEKKRSLGRDYHPLCLKCQQCQRQLTPGQHAEHDEKPYCTNCYMKTFGPRGKGRMMSYCHSSASSSSSSS
- the LOC123485249 gene encoding cysteine-rich protein 2-like isoform X1; protein product: MVGYCPICGKPVYFGEKKRSLGRDYHPLCLKCQQCQRQLTPGQHAEHDEKPYCTNCYMKTFGPRAGKGRMMSYCHSSASSSSSSS